The DNA segment CTATGGCTGCATAGGCAACATATATAaccaaaatggaatagtttaacatagataATATCAAAAGATAAGAGgtcataggaaccaaatgcataaaagcgattacatgactattcaaacaaatatgggtacttctttctcatttcttcctcggcttcccaagtagcttcctcaacctgctggttccaCTATAACACTTtacagaggcaatttccttatttctcaatttccggacttgcctatcaagaatggcaactggaatttcttcataagatagttcttcattaacctcaatagcttcTATTGGCgcaatagtggacggatctcccactaccttcttcaacatagacacatggaagaccggatgtaccaacAACATCTCCAGTggtagctcgagcttgtatgccacttgACCAATCCTGTGAATGATTCTATACGGTCCAACATACCTCGAACTTAATTTCACTTTCTTCCCGAATCGCATGATGCCCTTCATacgggaaaccttcaaaaatacccaatcatcttctttgaactccaaatctctgcgacgaatgtccgaataagacttttggcgactcgtagctgttttcaacctctccttaataatcttgatgTTCTCCATGGCCTGACGCACGAGGTCTAGCCCTATTAATTCtacttctccaacctcgaaccacccaatgggagacctacatctcctactatatagtgcctcgaatggtgccatctggatactagcatggaagatgttgttataagaaaactctataAGTGGCAAATGATCATCCTAGATAGctttgaaatcaagaacacaagcacgcaacatgtcctcaagcatctgaatagtccgctctgcttgcccctcgatctgaggatgaaaagttgtactaagatttacctgcgtacccaagccttgctgaaatttcttccaaaagttggctgtGAACTAAGCCCCTCGagctgaaatgattgagactggagtgccctACAACCtcactatttctttgatatacaactgagcatattgttccgctgtgtcggtagatttgactggtaagaagtgtgctgatttcgtgagtcgatccacgattacccaaattgagtcgaattTGCACGGAGTGTgcggtaaccctaccacaaaatgcATATTGATCATTTCACATTTCTACATTGGGACTTCTATGCTTTGTGCCAAtccaccaggcctttgatgttcggTATCACTTGCTGACATTTCGGACATCTAGCCATAAAGTCCGTCACATCCCTTTTCATGtcattccaccaataaacttccctgagatcatgatacattttcgtagaacctgggtgcacggaaaacctggaagtgtgagcttctgccataaTCCTTTTCCGAAGACCGTCAATATCCGGAACACATAGACGGCCTTGGTACCGTAGAGTACCATTGTCCATGCCAAGGGAAAAAgctgtggtcttgtgtttatgaatcccctctttcagttgtgctaacaatggatcgttgaattacttctctttcacttccgtcacaagcgatgattcagccctattctgcacaatcactcctccttcattagagtccgccaggcgaactcccaaactagccaactggtgaacctccctggccaacgaCCTCTTATATGCCTCCAAACAAGACAAGCTCCTcatagattttcgactaagagcatccgctacaacattagcctttctcgggtgatagagaatatcaatgtcatagtccttgagtaactctagccatcgtctttgtctcagattcaactccttctgattgaaaatatattgaaggctcttgtggtccataaatacatccacatggacccttTACAAATAGTGTCGCAAATTCTTTAGTGTAAACACCACTaccgcaagctctaagtcatgggttggatagttcttttcatgattcttgagttgcctagaggcATAAACTATCACCTTAACATGTTGCATCATTAGTGGAACATCTTTATCATATTTTTCTTATATAGGACCTCCCACGAATTGAGTTCTACAATAATTTCCCTGATATGGTTACAATCTCCTGTGAATACTTGCAAAtaactcttccaaattctcaacaaaagacattactAAATGAGTTTTTTATAGGACCTTCTATCTCGAATGAATAACACCTGCTAATTTGCGCACATACCCTGATAACATTAATCTGCACGACATTACATCAAATGTAAGGTAATATTGTGCTCCGACTTTTATTAGCCAACCTCTTCTCCTCATATGTGCCTTATAGAATTTAAGAAACCACACTACTTCCCCTGTGAATATTCTCACTATCCCTCTTTATGGTTAAACACCGCCCAAAACACATATCAACCAACACCCTTTATATTTATACAATTTAGGAAGGGTCACTGCCCCGAGAAGGGCATTCTCTGAAACTTGAGATCCTCCTCAattcttcaacaacaacttttgatTTTACTCTTAAGTGTAAGACATAGTCCACCTGATTCTATCCTCGATGAGTAACTCACCTCATTCCCCGTATTGTAGCTACCAATAGAGTTCCTTGATATTGCAGTTTAAGAGTTACCATGTTAAACATGTCCGGTCTGTAACAAGTGTTCATCCTCTTTCAATCTATTTTGAACCTTTCATTTGCCCTTTAGGTAGATTGTGTTGTCTGTTCCCCTTTTTTCGCCCTTTGGCCTGGACAATATGTTGGTACCATCTTTTCCTTCTAACTGGAACATTCGTCcccattctattttgctcatagtgcaTAATTGATAGCCTTATTGTGCCACACCCTTGTCTACCTCCAgtgaacttgtaatatcattgtgcCTAGTTTAATGAGTTTATCATACCATAACTTTACCACtagtagtctcactttccattgtATGTAGGCATGACCTATCTCTGGATCCTTTAGTTGATATTTAGTGTCACCCAAGTCGGTTTcattacggttagtcctttataACTTCTATTAACACTTATGCTCTAAGCGAGTCCACCATTCTTATACAAGATATTTTATGATAACCATGACTATCTCAATTTATAGGTTTTCTCACCATTTCTTCTCACCTCATTCTTCCTGGCTAGTGAATAGCCATGCACTCTTCCATATGGTACGTGGTCTTTTCGCTTAGTTATTTCATCCTGCTTacctcttaactcttgttagGATATCTGCGGGAAAGTGTGTTCATTCGCGTATAACTTAACACTTCCTTGCTTGAAAGATTCCTAAGGGGCTCTCCATCAAGTCCAAATACAGTCTTGGtttattatagcatcacatttatttctcttACTCGTTCTGCCTTTCTCAAAGCCTTGGAACTTTAGTTGAACCACAATTccatgattaacccattctaaaaactcgcaaccCTTCACTTTTGATCCATAGCACTTCCTTGGGTTCCATTGTTCCTGACCCTCTATTAAGAATAAAATCCACTTTACAAACATTACTCATGGTTTCTAGAACCGTTGCCCCTATCATTCACATTTCCACGTATGAAGAGTTTTCCTTCCTTAAACTTCTACCTTCCTGGGGTACTAGCGGTCTATCACTAGCATATCCTTTCAGAGAATCACGTTACCCATTATCTCTTTTTCTAGGCTACCGATCTttaacaaaatattcaaacatcatgactacatggtcttactcttgtttcaaTGTGTTTCTGTGGCCTCACTATGGCCtttcctcccccacttagggcgaaTCTCCTAGATTTCGATACAAGTCTTGAATTTTGGCAACATTAGGGACATATGTCTCATATCTCTATCCTTCAtatatatgttcgactattagAGAGATTTAAGTCACCATGGTATTAATCTCATAAGTTCTCTTctcttattcagccacacgggcttgggattccaattcctcatgtcaatattcATTAGGAGTGTAATATCACTTCGTACACTTCTGGATTTTTATAAAGTTCGTAGTAGAGGGGTCTTCTCATTgtgggttcaattgactctcctttcataacttcttgtctcctaGGAGAGACTTGCACTCTAATCATTAATCTCCTAGTCACGTCTCTGATATATCACGTGCTTATATAACTAATTCTCTTTCATaccttaggatcatttacatacttctcaCACTAACCACATGTGCTATTCAAGCTTACATATCACTTATCAATTCAATGTTTCTTTAGAGGAGGTAATCATTTTTAACACTGTTCTCGTATAAATTATGCTCATGGTATGATGTACTtatcctatatgcccataccatTCGTTCAACAAGATACATGTGCCATCTCCTTAATATTGATGCCTTTTCCAT comes from the Nicotiana sylvestris chromosome 4, ASM39365v2, whole genome shotgun sequence genome and includes:
- the LOC138889784 gene encoding uncharacterized protein, giving the protein MENIKIIKERLKTATSRQKSYSDIRRRDLEFKEDDWVFLKVSRMKGIMRFGKKVKLSSRYVGPYRIIHRIGQVAYKLELPLEMLLVHPVFHVSMLKKVVGDPSTIAPIEAIEVNEELSYEEIPVAILDRQVRKLRNKEIASVKCYSGTSRLRKLLGKPRKK